In the genome of Ferrovibrio terrae, the window GCAATCAGGCCGCCAACCCAGATAATGGGCAGGCTCATATTCCAGAAGCGCTGCATGCCGCTGGCGATGATCATGCCGATCATGATGATGGCCGCGATCAGCGGCCGCCACTGCTCGTCATACGGATACAGGCCAAACAGCATCAGGCGGTATTTCTGCCCGATAAAGGCCCAGCAGGCCCCGCCGCCGGCGCGGCATTCCTGAGATGTATTGGCCGTGAAGTTGGCCTTGATCAGCGCCCATTCGATGAAGGGCGGCAGGCTCATCAGAACCAGCCACACTGCCAGGACGGTGAGGATGATGTTGAGCGGTGAGGAGAACAGCCGTTCCCGCATCCAGGCAATCGGCCCGGATGTGGCGGTCGGCGGCGGCAGAGATTCGGTCGCTGTCGTCATCTTACCGCTCCACCAGCGCAATATGCTTGTTGTACCAGTTCATGAAGACGGAGATCGACAGGCTGATGCTGAGATACACCGCCATGATGATCATGATGCCTTCGATGGCCTGACCGGTCTGGTTCAGCGTCGTGTTGGCAATCGAGACGATATCGGGATAACCGATCGCCACCGCCAGCGAGCTGTTCTTGGTCAGGTTCAGGTACTGGCTGGTCATCGGCGGGATGATCACGCGCAGCGACTGCGGCAGCACGATCAGACGCAGCGTCTGGCTGCGGGACAGCCCAATCGCGCTCGCCGCTTCCCACTGGCCGTAATTCACCGCCTGGATGCCCGAACGCACCACCTCGGCGATGAAGCCCGCCGTGTAGAGCACCAGGCCAAAGAGCAAGGCGGCAAATTCCGGCGTCAGCGTCGCGCCGCCGACGAAGTTGAAGCCCTGCAGCTTCGGCACATCGAGTTCCCACGGCGCGCCGCCGATCAGCCAGCCGAGCAGCGGCATGCCGACCAGCAGCAGAATGCCGCCGCGATAGACTGGGAAGGCCTTGCCGGTGGCGTCCTGCCGCTTCTTGGCCAGATTGACCATGATGAAGATCAGCACGAAGGCCAGCAGGAATCCGATGGCTGCGAGGTCGAAGGCGAAATGCTCGGTCGGCGCCGGCACCTTGATGCCGCGGTTCGACATGAACACGCCCGGCATCACGTTGAGGGCCTGGCGCGGGCCAGGGAGCATT includes:
- a CDS encoding amino acid ABC transporter permease is translated as MADPRVNGGQSAPPRRLSWNDPDVRSVVYQVVAVALVGIIGWFLVSNTLHNLSIRNISTGFHFLGREAGFAIGESPIAYGPENTYSRAILVGILNTIRIAVIGVILATIIGTVIGIARLSKNWLVAKLSMIYVEVIRNVPLLLQLFFWYAIITEMLPGPRQALNVMPGVFMSNRGIKVPAPTEHFAFDLAAIGFLLAFVLIFIMVNLAKKRQDATGKAFPVYRGGILLLVGMPLLGWLIGGAPWELDVPKLQGFNFVGGATLTPEFAALLFGLVLYTAGFIAEVVRSGIQAVNYGQWEAASAIGLSRSQTLRLIVLPQSLRVIIPPMTSQYLNLTKNSSLAVAIGYPDIVSIANTTLNQTGQAIEGIMIIMAVYLSISLSISVFMNWYNKHIALVER